In Blastopirellula sp. J2-11, a single genomic region encodes these proteins:
- a CDS encoding Gfo/Idh/MocA family protein, which translates to MKILFNAAVCFVLGTLIAGGASAAEPLKIGLIGLDSSHAVAFSKLINAANPRPEFADATIVAAFPGGSPDLPTSADRIEGFTKQISAMGIEIVPSIDVLLKKVDAVIMNSVDGRVHLSQAKPVLEAGLPLFVDKPVTASLADAKELFAISKKTGTPVFSCSTLRYCAEVQTLSKENAAGNIVGCVAYSPCKLDPTHPDFFWYGVHGVETLFTVMGPGCVSVERTQADGVEVATGVWKDGRVGTFRGIRDGSAGYGVLVFGKKKIELVPIRAGYDHLVAEIVQFFRTKKAPVSPEETLEIVAFMTAADVSRDADGKSVTLESVMQSSK; encoded by the coding sequence ATGAAGATCTTATTTAACGCCGCCGTTTGCTTCGTCCTGGGCACGTTGATCGCTGGCGGCGCCAGCGCCGCCGAGCCGTTGAAAATTGGTTTGATCGGGCTCGACAGCTCGCATGCGGTCGCGTTCTCGAAGCTGATCAACGCTGCGAACCCGCGTCCCGAGTTTGCGGATGCGACGATCGTCGCCGCGTTTCCCGGCGGAAGTCCTGATCTCCCAACCAGCGCCGATCGGATCGAAGGTTTTACCAAACAGATTTCTGCGATGGGCATCGAGATCGTGCCCTCGATTGACGTGCTGCTGAAAAAGGTGGACGCCGTCATCATGAACAGCGTCGATGGGCGCGTTCACTTGTCGCAAGCCAAGCCGGTGCTGGAAGCAGGACTGCCGCTGTTTGTTGACAAGCCGGTAACCGCTTCGCTGGCCGATGCGAAAGAATTGTTTGCGATCTCGAAGAAGACGGGAACGCCGGTCTTCTCGTGCTCGACGCTCCGTTACTGTGCCGAAGTACAGACGCTGAGCAAGGAAAATGCCGCAGGCAATATCGTCGGCTGCGTCGCCTATAGCCCTTGCAAACTCGATCCGACGCATCCCGACTTTTTCTGGTACGGCGTTCATGGGGTCGAGACGTTGTTTACCGTAATGGGGCCTGGCTGCGTCAGTGTCGAGCGTACGCAAGCAGACGGCGTTGAGGTTGCGACCGGCGTCTGGAAGGATGGCCGCGTCGGTACGTTCCGCGGCATTCGAGATGGTTCGGCTGGATATGGCGTGTTGGTGTTTGGCAAGAAGAAGATTGAGTTGGTCCCGATTCGCGCCGGGTACGACCACCTGGTGGCTGAAATCGTCCAGTTCTTCCGCACCAAGAAAGCTCCGGTTTCTCCAGAAGAAACGCTGGAAATCGTCGCTTTCATGACGGCTGCCGACGTCAGTCGCGACGCCGATGGGAAGAGCGTCACGCTCGAAAGCGTGATGCAGAGCAGCAAGTAA
- a CDS encoding alpha/beta hydrolase family protein: MKPLTPQSPTHWTRALGTLALIFAAAQISVAADPAWFAQAVTPPPAVETASSKTLQTADGMPVTSLAEWREKRPQLAADWRKFLGAYSAAPQLQFNLETLKSDRLEHCTRTLIRYQAEPGRSVRAYLLTPHHPVGQKLPAIVAFHGTNAKTFQKLVGLDGEPDRHIGLRLAEKGFVVICPENFLWEQKSYLASTAAVLSPHPDSKGMAVMLADGLRAVDVLLAQADVDPRRIGVYGHSLGAKEALYLTAFDDRICAAVASEGGIGMHSTNWEAPWYLGKVVKSADFTRDHDDLIALIAPRPFLVLGGETGRGCSDGERSWPALLVGQRVTQLYDAPVRIGLWNHHEGHKLSWESGERVIEWLTAYVAEKNQN, from the coding sequence ATGAAACCTTTAACGCCGCAATCGCCGACGCATTGGACCCGAGCTTTGGGGACGCTGGCGCTGATTTTCGCGGCGGCGCAAATATCTGTCGCCGCTGATCCAGCTTGGTTCGCTCAGGCCGTAACGCCGCCCCCCGCGGTTGAGACAGCAAGCAGCAAGACGTTGCAAACCGCCGACGGCATGCCGGTCACTTCCCTGGCGGAGTGGAGAGAAAAACGTCCGCAACTCGCCGCCGATTGGCGCAAATTTCTCGGCGCCTATTCTGCTGCTCCGCAATTGCAATTCAACCTTGAGACGCTGAAATCTGACCGCTTAGAGCACTGCACGCGGACGTTGATTCGTTACCAGGCCGAACCTGGCCGTTCGGTTCGCGCCTATCTATTAACGCCGCACCATCCGGTCGGACAAAAGCTGCCGGCGATCGTCGCGTTTCACGGCACCAACGCCAAGACGTTTCAAAAATTGGTCGGCCTCGACGGAGAGCCAGATCGACACATCGGACTTCGCCTGGCGGAAAAAGGGTTCGTCGTGATTTGTCCCGAAAATTTTCTGTGGGAGCAAAAGTCCTATCTTGCTTCCACGGCCGCCGTGCTTTCGCCTCACCCTGACAGCAAAGGGATGGCCGTTATGTTGGCCGACGGATTGCGGGCGGTCGACGTCCTCTTGGCGCAAGCCGACGTTGATCCGCGGCGGATCGGCGTTTATGGCCACTCGTTGGGCGCCAAAGAAGCGCTGTACCTCACGGCGTTCGACGATCGCATTTGCGCGGCGGTCGCCAGCGAAGGAGGAATCGGGATGCATTCGACCAACTGGGAAGCCCCCTGGTATCTGGGCAAAGTCGTCAAGTCGGCCGACTTCACTCGCGATCACGACGACCTGATCGCGCTCATTGCGCCCCGTCCGTTTCTGGTCCTCGGCGGTGAAACCGGTCGTGGTTGTTCGGATGGTGAGCGTAGTTGGCCGGCGCTGCTGGTCGGGCAACGCGTCACCCAACTCTATGACGCGCCGGTTCGTATCGGCCTTTGGAACCATCACGAGGGACACAAACTGTCGTGGGAAAGCGGCGAGCGCGTGATCGAGTGGTTGACGGCCTATGTGGCGGAAAAGAACCAAAACTAA